The following coding sequences are from one Triticum dicoccoides isolate Atlit2015 ecotype Zavitan chromosome 4A, WEW_v2.0, whole genome shotgun sequence window:
- the LOC119283376 gene encoding monooxygenase 2-like produces MGENVTAPWRKGENYRIKVEPGKEANIPEHNSFSPNPTRPCTGTTPDTVPDGDAEESVAKMRRLVLARLTAAKIPAEALDVVERSKMSEVVLSPLRFRSPLALVRGSICRGGVCVAGDAFHPMTPELGQGGCAALEDGVVLARCLGEAFAVGGHGNAEAALEKYAKERRWRAIRLVTAAYVVGFVQQSSNPAIKFLREKFLSGLLARVMVDMADYDCGKL; encoded by the exons ATGGGCGAGAATGTTACAGCCCCTTGGCGCAAAGGAGAAAATTACAGAATTAAAGTGGAGCCTGGCAAAGAGGCGAATATCCCTGAACATAACTCCTTCAG TCCTAATCCGACACGTCCGTGTACTGGAACTACACCTGATACCGTCCCGGACGGGGACGCGGAGGAGAGCGTGGCCAAGATGCGACGGCTCGTGCTGGCCAGGCTGACGGCCGCCAAGATCCCGGCGGAGGCGCTGGACGTGGTGGAGCGAAGCAAGATGAGCGAGGTGGTGTTGTCGCCGCTGCGGTTCCGGTCGCCGCTGGCGCTGGTCCGAGGCAGCATCTGCAGGGGTGGCGTGTGCGTGGCCGGCGACGCGTTCCACCCGATGACCCCGGAGCTCGGGCAGGGCGGCTGCGCGGCGCTGGAGGATGGTGTCGTCCTCGCCCGGTGCCTCGGAGAGGCCTTCGCCGTTGGCGGGCACGGGAACGCTGAGGCGGCCCTGGAGAAGTACGCCAAGGAGCGGAGGTGGCGGGCCATCCGGCTGGTCACTGCCGCGTACGTCGTCGGCTTCGTGCAGCAGAGCAGCAACCCGGCGATAAAGTTCCTCCGAGAAAAGTTCCTGTCGGGATTGCTGGCAAGAGTGATGGTCGACATGGCCGACTACGACTGCGGGAAGCTCTAG
- the LOC119284730 gene encoding monooxygenase 2-like, which yields MEGVEEIVIAGAGLAGLATALGLHRKGVRCVVLESSATLRASGYAFTTWTNAFRALDALGVGDKIREHHLLYERLVAFSASTGEAAAKVSLKMQGKSVPHEIRCVKRNFLLETLENELPEGTIRYSSKMVAIEIEEEGNVKLLHMADGSTIRANVLVGCDGVNSVVARWLGLPKPILSGRSATRGLAEYPDGHGFGPEMLQFIGQGFRSGVLPCSDTSVYWNFTWYPSPADGDAEESVAKMRRHVLARLTAAKIPAEALDVVERSEMSEVVSSPLRFRSPLALVRGSICRGGVCVAGDAFHPMTPELGQGGCAALEDGVVLARCLGEAFAVGGHGSAEAALEKYAQERRWRAVRLVTAAYVVGFVQQSSNPAIKFLREKFLSGLLARVMVDMADYDCGKL from the exons ATGGAGGGCGTCGAGGAGATCGTCATCGCCGGCGCCGGGCTCGCCGGCCTCGCCACGGCCCTGGGGCTGCACAG GAAAGGGGTGAGGTGCGTGGTGCTGGAGTCGTCGGCGACGCTGCGGGCGTCGGGGTACGCCTTCACCACATGGACCAACGCCTTCCGCGCGCTGGATGCGCTCGGTGTCGGGGACAAGATCAGGGAGCACCATCTCCTCTACGAGAG GCTGGTGGCCTTCTCTGCGTCCACGGGCGAGGCTGCCGCAAAAGTGAGCCTAAAGATGCAGGGTAAAAG CGTGCCTCACGAGATCCGGTGCGTGAAGCGCAACTTCCTGCTGGAGACGCTGGAGAACGAGCTGCCGGAGGGCACCATCAGGTACTCCTCCAAGATGGTCGCCATTGAGATCGAGGAAGAGGGCAACGTGAAGCTCCTGCACATGGCCGACGGCTCCACCATCAGAGCCAAC GTTCTTGTGGGGTGTGACGGAGTGAACTCGGTGGTGGCGAGGTGGCTGGGCCTGCCCAAGCCCATCCTCTCGGGGCGGTCCGCCACCAGGGGCCTCGCCGAGTACCCGGACGGCCACGGCTTCGGGCCGGAGATGCTGCAGTTCATCGGCCAGGGCTTCCGCTCCGGCGTGCTCCCCTGCTCCGACACCTCCGTGTACTGGAACTTCACCTGGTACCCGTCCCCGGCGGACGGGGACGCGGAGGAgagtgtggccaagatgcggcggcACGTGCTGGCCAGGCTGACGGCCGCCAAGATCCCGGCGGAGGCGCTGGACGTGGTGGAGCGGAGCGAGATGAGCGAGGTGGTGTCGTCGCCGCTGCGGTTCCGGTCGCCGCTGGCGCTGGTCCGGGGCAGCATCTGCAGGGGCGGCGTGTGCGTGGCCGGCGACGCGTTCCACCCGATGACCCCGGAGCTCGGCCAGGGCGGCTGCGCGGCGCTGGAGGACGGCGTCGTCCTCGCCCGGTGCCTCGGGGAGGCCTTCGCCGTCGGCGGGCACGGGAGCGCCGAGGCGGCCCTGGAGAAGTACGCCCAGGAGCGGAGGTGGCGCGCCGTCCGGCTGGTCACTGCCGCGTACGTTGTCGGCTTCGTGCAGCAGAGCAGCAAcccggcgatcaagttcctcagggAGAAGTTCCTGTCGGGGTTGCTGGCCAGAGTGATGGTCGACATGGCCGACTACGACTGCGGGAAGCTCTAG